The proteins below come from a single Sulfitobacter pacificus genomic window:
- the repC gene encoding plasmid replication protein RepC, which translates to MAFTKLSIEAAGADATRGSFPPSETDVWTIFRALRDARSVFGLRPGHIQTLQAMLSFLKPGHGETVFASNNSLCQRVGGIDERTLRRHINRFVELGFIKRNDSSNRKRYRVRSSGGECISYGLSLTPLLQRASELIAIAQEMENNRRDRIFVRKQILTKLAHLEEHDPSNAFINHARKALRRKLSLPEYHALLANTDAECQSLSTPDDPPETMELPANDGQTVRHQSKSEEEKKDLDSNIGLEALKPDLLTSVCNQATSFSTERLRNWLDIENHARTLAPMMGIHAETFEKAKNAVGAQKASCAIFIMLQLGKHIRDFGAYFHSITLGQRQNQFDPLALIKRLSENNERTV; encoded by the coding sequence ATGGCATTTACAAAACTCTCGATCGAAGCCGCAGGTGCTGATGCAACCCGCGGCTCATTTCCCCCATCTGAAACCGACGTCTGGACCATCTTCAGAGCCCTGAGAGATGCACGCAGCGTGTTTGGTCTACGTCCTGGCCACATACAGACACTTCAAGCAATGCTCAGTTTTCTGAAACCTGGCCATGGCGAAACGGTTTTTGCGTCCAACAATTCACTTTGCCAGCGCGTTGGCGGAATCGACGAACGGACACTCAGGAGGCACATCAACCGCTTCGTTGAACTCGGATTCATCAAGCGCAATGACAGCTCGAACCGAAAGCGCTACCGCGTTCGCTCATCCGGCGGGGAGTGCATCAGTTATGGATTGTCTCTCACCCCCCTGCTCCAACGTGCGAGCGAGCTTATAGCCATCGCGCAAGAGATGGAGAATAACCGGCGAGATCGGATATTTGTCCGCAAACAGATCCTTACAAAGCTCGCCCATTTGGAAGAGCACGATCCTAGCAACGCATTCATCAACCACGCACGGAAAGCTCTACGCAGGAAGCTGAGCCTCCCCGAATACCACGCTCTGCTCGCCAATACAGATGCAGAATGCCAGAGTTTGTCTACCCCGGATGACCCGCCTGAAACTATGGAATTGCCCGCCAATGACGGACAAACTGTCCGGCATCAATCTAAGTCTGAAGAAGAAAAAAAAGATTTAGATAGCAACATTGGCCTTGAGGCCCTGAAACCAGACTTGCTGACCTCAGTCTGCAATCAGGCGACATCGTTCTCCACAGAGAGACTTAGAAACTGGTTGGACATTGAAAACCATGCTCGAACACTTGCACCCATGATGGGCATTCACGCAGAGACTTTCGAGAAAGCCAAGAATGCTGTAGGAGCTCAGAAAGCGTCATGCGCAATCTTCATCATGCTACAGCTTGGAAAACACATCAGAGATTTTGGAGCGTATTTTCACAGTATCACCCTGGGTCAAAGGCAAAACCAATTTGATCCATTAGCTTTGATCAAGCGACTGTCCGAAAACAATGAGCGAACTGTCTAA